GGACTTGAGCTAGGTCAGGAAATTACCGTTGATGCCTTTGCAGCTGGCGATATCGTCAACGTTACAGGCACATCAAAAGGTAAGGGCTTTGCAGGCTCAATTAAACGTCATAATCAATCCCGCGGACCAATGACACACGGTTCTCGTTATCATCGTGGTCCAGGTGCGATGGGACCAATTGACCCAATGCACGTTTTTAAAGGAAAAAATCTACCAGGACAAATGGGTGGAGAAAAGGTTACTGTACAAAACCTTGAAATTGTTCGTGTTGATGCAGAGCGTAACTTGCTTCTTATCAAAGGTAATGTACCAGGACCGAGAAAGAGTTTTGTAAAAGTCACTAGCGCGGCGAATGCGAACTAAAAGCCAGTAGGGAAAGGAGGAAACGTTCATGCCGAAAGTAGTACTTTATAAACAAGATGGTTCCACAGCTGGCGATATTGAATTGTCAGATGCTGTGTTTGGAATCGAACCGAATCAACACGTATTGCATGATGCTGTCGTTATGCAACAAGCTTCACGTCGTCAAGGAACGCATGCGGTGAAAAATCGTTCCGA
Above is a window of Litoribacterium kuwaitense DNA encoding:
- the rplC gene encoding 50S ribosomal protein L3, coding for MSKGILGKKVGMTQVFAENGDLIPVTVIEAAGNVVLQKKSEEKDGYTAVQVGYADQKPSRQNKPAKGHAGKAGVSPKRFVREFKSIDAEGLELGQEITVDAFAAGDIVNVTGTSKGKGFAGSIKRHNQSRGPMTHGSRYHRGPGAMGPIDPMHVFKGKNLPGQMGGEKVTVQNLEIVRVDAERNLLLIKGNVPGPRKSFVKVTSAANAN